ttcccttgttttctaggtgggcgcttgattaccaaaaacttgaattgtattcccttgttctccaggtgggcgcctgattgccaaaacttgaactgcattcccttgttctccaggtgggcgcttgattaccaaaaacttgaaccgtattcccttgttctccaggtgggcgcctgattaccaaaaactttaattgtattcccttgttctccaggtgggctcctgattgccaaaaacttaaactgtattcccttgttctccaggtgggcgcctgattaccaaaacttgaactgtattctcttgttctccaggtgggtgcctgattaccaaaaactcgaactgtattcccttgttctccaggtgggcgcctaattgccaaatcttgatctgtattcccttgttctccaggtgggcgcctgattgccaaaacttgaattgcatttccttgttctccaggtgggcgcctgattgccaaaacttgaactgcatttacttgttctccaggtgggcacctgattgccaaaaacttgaactatattcccttgttctccaggtgggcacctgattaacaaaacttgaactgtattcccttgttctccaggtgggctcctgattaccaaaaacttgaaccgtattcctttattctccaggtgggtgcctgattaccaaaacttgaattgtattcccttgttctccaggtgggcgcctgattaccaaatacttgaactgtattcccttgttctacaagtgggcgcctaattaccaaaacatgaattgtattcccttgttctccaggtaggcgccagattgccaaaacttgaattgtattcccttgttctccaagtgggtacctgattgccaaaacttgaactgtgttcctttgttctccaggtgggcgcctgattgccaaaacttgaactgtgttcccttgttctccaggtgggcggctgattaccaaaaacttgaattgtattcccttgttctccaggtgggcgcctgattgccaaaacttgaactgcattctcttgttctctaggtgggcgcctgattaccaaaaacttaaaactgtattcccttgttcaccaggtgggcgcttgattaccaaaaacttgaattgtattcccttattctctaggtaggcgcctgattaccaaaacttgaactgtattcccttgttctccaggtgggcacctgattaccaaaaacttgaatcgtattctcttgttctccaggtgggcgcctaattaccaaaaaacttgaatttattcccttgttctctaggtgggcgcctgattacaacaaaatagacaaacgaagaaacttttctgccccagtttggtatctgggcacatctgtgagtgttaatcgaatcatgttacccaaaatctctaagaatttaaaactaaaatcccattatccaggagggtcctgaaaatttcaaactgAATCTCATCTTAAGAGCGAAAGCTTTAAAGTCAGCTTATATTTCCTCGAGGTAGAGCTTATTCTAGATCTTGTTACCCATGAATGTCTTGAAAtttaactaagtcccattgtccagaagggtcctgagaacttcaaattaaatcccattatccaagcgGGTCCTAAAGCCTTACGATCGAACCTGTCCGGTACAtgctttcctcacggagggttCCTCCGGAAtaaacaaaatttcctgcccctatttcaatcaaagaaaactttatCAGTTTGAAAAATGTGGTAGTTAGTTTGcatcattcttgctgaaggtggcctttCCACTGCTGTGCTTTGTTCTAACTGGCTGCTTTAAAATGGCCAAGAAttgtttgactttctgactgaatcTCACCCACGGGACCCTGAATGACCCGTGTGACCTGCACTCACTCGCTGTTTTACATTTTTGTCCTTCCTCTGTATTTTCCACAAGATTCACAAACCACTCGACCACTTGAACTTTCACTAACACTTTATTTTCCATTTTTGCATTGTGCTATTTCTGGTATAttttggccgcactttgctttgtacaatttggaagttggtagtaagctttgaaattctttcttacttgcttaaacAAGGCTGACATTAGAAAAGCCTTAgataaataaacccaaaagaaatgaaatgcaatgacttcgagagttaggaataaagaagaaaatccgaaactggatgactgtttgagggagaaaaggaaaagagacttatctgagtgaagcagctggaaccaatgatcatgacatgcatttcggattaatcagtccagcctattcaaccaatcacctttcagttgtcatactttaTGCCCCGGGATTTCCATATTCTAGTCTCTTTGCAAAGTCACCAACCTTGTTCGGCTTGAGGCACCCTGAAGGggtttcaccaacaaacctctctcatttgttcatctatcaactcaccgtcgccttacggtgcctgtgagggttttcaccaataagactctctcatttattcattttcCTTGTGTTGAACGCATCCCCTGATGACTCATACCTCTATCTTGCCTGACTTGGCATTCctcaaagactgatcggaaggtctttcttcaGACCTTAACGTGGGCTTTTAGATAGGGGGAAAAGATAttataaaggctcaaaaacaactGAAATAAGTTCaagattacaacttttggaatcagatctcctACGGAACTGCAACTTTTGTCCCAATTTCTTTgcctggggacttttgaattttattttgatgggaccgaacaatgagactgcctacgtatcctttaaaggaatcaggtcaaacgtagttcatgtcataggaattgctttgtttttgttacttttctcttttactttttctttctcttttttttcttttcttttctctttttttctttgttcttttccattttttttctttatctttttctcttcttttcctcttttcttctttatttaccTTTTGCATCCGTGTTTCtaaactttgctactgattccaaaagagcggtatgaaaggaaataaataaggctcaaaggggtaacaaaggataaagtgtttagatagcagaataaaatgccttcgtcattccaatcttcaaaacatgtcaagtacAAATAACaattagacaaaccaaagaaatcatacataatatcttgaCTACATCAGatttgatagccatatctacacattttccttctatatcttttaaatataaagcaccattggacaacactcttgttacaatgaacgacccctgccaatttggggcgaacttgcctttcgcttcagcctgatgtggcaAGATGCGTCTCAAtgcttgctgacccacttcaaattttcggggacgcaccttcttgttgtatgctcttgccattctctcttgatacaactggccatgacacactgctgccaatcttttctcatcaatcagactcaattgttccaaatgggttttgacctactcatcatcatcaatttcggcttcagcaacaatatgaagggatggaatttcaacttctgcgggtatcactacttcagtaccatataccaacaaataaggagttgcacctactgaagtgcgaacaataGTGTGATAACCCAGCAAAGCAAAGGGAAACTATTCATATCATTGCTTGGAATCTTgaaccattttccgaagtatcttctttatgttcttgttggctgcctcgactgctccatttgccttaggacgatacggggtggaatttcaatgcgtaatcttaaactgttgacatacttctttcatcaaatgattgttaagattagcaccattatctgtgatgatgacctttgggattccgaattgacaaatgatatttgaatgaacaaaatcgaccactgcatTCTTGGTTACAGATCTGAAagtcttagcttcaacccacttagtgaaataatcgatggctactagaataaatctgtgcccgtttgatgccaggctcaattggtccaatgacatccatgacccaagCAATAAAAGGCCAATGGGTGaacattgtgtgcaactcagaTGACTGATAATGAATTAGGTCTccgtgtacctggcattgatgataCTTCCGCATAAAACTAATATAGtctcgttccatggtgagccaataataccttgctcgaagaatcttcttttccAGAACATACCCGCTCATATGCAGCCCGCAAACTCCGAAATGTAcctcggtcatgatagtcgtggcttgcTTAGCATCAATGCACCTCAAcaacccaagatctggagttcttttgtacaaaattcccccgctcaagaaaaatccactagccaaacgtcgaattgttctcttttgatctcatGTGGCTTGTGCtagatatacccccatcctgatgtactccttgatatcatggaaccacggttcactATCAAGTTATTCCTCAACCATAttacagtaggcatgctgatcacgaacttgaatatgcagagggtcaacataagttttgtccggatgatgcaacattgacgccaaggtagccaaagcatcggcaacctcattacggatccttggaatatgccagAATGCtattgatcgaaaccgttgacaaagatcatgcaaacattgtcgatacggtatgacCTTtaaatctcgagtctcccattcaccttgaatctggtgcaccaaaagatccgagtctcctaagaccaagacttcctgaactcccatatctacagctaacctcaatcccaaaatgcatgcctcatactcagccatgttgttggtataatAGAAACAAAGCTGGTccataacagggtagtgatgccctgtttcagaaataagcacgacTTCTATTCTGACAtttttcatgttagcggctccatcaaagaaaagcttccaacttggttagacgtctccgtaccgatccgcgagactctactaaacctgctcatgactcgtgagacctatgtaacctaggctctgataccaacttgtcacgaccctaccccaaacccagtcgtgatggcgccttttgtgaagacaaggccaaccaatcaAACCCAATTCGCTTTTTAAAATAGTTcaacaatataaaagcagtctaaacatgatttaatgataataagtagaGGAAATACAATCCGACACAGCCCAagccggggtgtcacaagtcacgagcgtCTACTAAGGTTTAAAATACAACTAGGTTCTGAAATAGGCTCAATACAAACTAatgaatgaagagagagaaaagcagtgttgcgaacgctggcagctaccttgctaaactccgataactctacctccgatcagccaaaacccgctaccaGGTGTacaaatacctgaatctgcacacaaggtgcagggagtaaagtgggtactctaactcagtaagtaataatcataactaaagtctgaatggtaagaaatcacgtaaagcatatcaggatactatatagaagcagttcaaaaccagtaagaaagcattgaagctgtaaaatctctttaaacatcttagctcagtttaaacttctttgaaaatgactttctcAACAATTGCGTAAATGAATACAAAATAATTAgcgcagataagcacagaaatctacccctcgggcacaaatacacaattaaacaagtacatgacaagcaaataagaaagacaagcacataaggttcgcccatcgggcaatatctcagaacaataccagcccctcgggctatatctcacatcacaataggtatccgcgctcactaggggtgtgcagactccaggaggggccccttacggcccaagcgcaatatcaagccatctcatggcatcaaatctaggccctcgaccttataaTCAAATCAATATctcactactgcggcgtgcagcccgatccaaaagtatcctcacaacacaggccctcggccttacccagtcaaaatcacataagttACTCGGGcgacagtaaaacatgatgctcagcccaaaaatattattggaaatatcatttcaagcgttaaagcaaaataaacttggctgagttttgaaaacaatggaaaatacatgactgagttcaagtataaatcaaaacagtgagaaaatattaacaacaatccccgaagggttcaaatagctggcacgaagcccaaatatggcaatcagcccaaatcatcacctcttcatcgggaaaatacgttctcaatggttcatattcttcatccactagattctcggccaaatgattggtcaatgcttgggccttcatcgcggtccgagtcacatagataatgtcaaactctgtgagcaaaatctgccactttacAAGTCTttctgtgggcataggcttctaaaagatatactttagaggatccaggcgagaaatgaggtaagtagtgtaggatgacagataatgcttcaacctttgtgccacccaagtcagggcgcaacatgtcctttcaaggggagtatacttaacctcatatgatgtgaacttcttgctgagataataaatggcttgatCTTTTCTaccggtgatgtcatgttgacccagtacgcaaccgaatgaattgtccaagactgtcaaataaagaattaaaggcctttcgggttccggcgggaccaacacaggtgggtttgacaagtaccccttgatCTTACCAAATGCCCCCTGGCACTCATTAGTCCATTTGACCACAACATCCTTTTTAGCAACTTAAAGAAGGGCTCACAAGTTATTGTGAGTTAAGCGATAAACTTGCTGATGTAGTTTAAATGCccgagcaaactcatcacctcgatcTTATTCCCTGGAGGTTGCAATTCTTGGAAAGAtctgatctttgacgggtccaactcaatgactcgatgactgactatgaatcccaattgttttctagatggaacaccaaatgcacacttaaCAGGGTTGAGCTTAAAATTGTACCTacggagcctttggaaaaacttcctcaaatctacGACATGGTCGGCCTGTTGCTTTGActttacgatcacatcatccacataaacctcaatctccttgtgtatcatatcatggaacacagttgTCATTGCCCtagcgtttttcaaaccaaatggcattacccggtagcaataagttccccatggcatgatgaatacTGTTTTTTCTGCAGCCtcctcatccatcaaaatctaGTGGTATCCctcatagcaatccacaaaagaaccgatctcatgtttggcacagttgtcaatcaaaatgtggatatttggcaatggaaaattatcctttggacttgctttgttgagatcacggtaattaATGCACACCCTAGTCTTgtcatccttctttggcactggcacaacattagctaaccaagtagggTATCGCGTGACTCGAATGATATTTGCGTTCAACTACTTTGtgatttcttccttgatcttcacactcatgtcagttttgaacatccttaacttctgcttgacaagagggaatgccgggtcagtgagcaatttgtgaaccaccaagtcagtactcagacctggcatgtcatcatatgaccatgaaaaaatatctttatattcaaacaatgctttgattatttcttccctgatttgtggttccaagtgtacacttatcttggtttccctgatattatctggatcccctaaattgattgcttcagtttcattcaaattaggcctgggtttctcttcaaagtgacttagctctttactaatttcttcgacCCTCGAACACAACTTCATGATCTTCTGCTAAGGCATTTTGACCCTTACAtgaaataacaaaaatacaaTAGATTCATAAGCCAGGAAAGGAAGAAGTTTTATATATTCATCAAAAACTTTTTACAAAGGCAATACAGCCGATGAAAATTCTTTACAAACGTCGTAACGACCTCaacaaaacttcaaaaaactaTCTAAAAGCTTAAGTAGCCTGGTCATCTCCGGGAGAGGCATCTCCACCCTCGGGGTCCTCTCCGCTTTCGGATTCGCTCAAACTCCCAAACTCGTCATCATCATTGGGGTAAGCTAATCTCCAGGTTTTATATTTGAGCTTCTTA
This sequence is a window from Nicotiana sylvestris chromosome 3, ASM39365v2, whole genome shotgun sequence. Protein-coding genes within it:
- the LOC138888229 gene encoding uncharacterized protein, with amino-acid sequence MKNVRIEVVLISETGHHYPVMDQLCFYYTNNMAEYEACILGLRLAVDMGVQEVLVLGDSDLLVHQIQGEWETRDLKVIPYRQCLHDLCQRFRSIAFWHIPRIRNEVADALATLASMLHHPDKTYVDPLHIQVRDQHAYCNMVEE